One part of the Anopheles coustani chromosome 2, idAnoCousDA_361_x.2, whole genome shotgun sequence genome encodes these proteins:
- the LOC131263719 gene encoding DNA methyltransferase 1-associated protein 1 translates to MADVRDILELERPVTPELTKEALLSSKKRTVERKIVAKRPEGMHREVFALLYNDNKDAPPLLPTDTVSGYKKTKARLGMKKVRRWEWAPFVNPARTDGAVFHHWKRASDEQKEYPFAKFNKQLDIPTYTLNEYNAHLKTTKWTKQQTDHLFDLAKRFDVRFIIMCDRWERANYGIKSVEDLKERYYEVVGILNKVRNNGMEKKIYVFDAEHERRRKEQLKKLFDRTPKQVEEEQQLLNELKKIEARKKERERKTQDLQKLISQADQQQTEHHQKEQQQHQHQNQHPTTTQKKQDKKLNKKKIQQQPRTSKVDSVVSAVESAGIKFTDLRGTGVSLRSQKMKLPANVGQKKAKALEQALQEFKVDPNPPPIEEICVAFNELRSDMVLLCELRTALATCNFELESLKHQYEALCPGKTLNIPAALVNPPEDDSTGEGDGSSAMDCGMAV, encoded by the exons ATGGCCGATGTACGAGATATTCTTGAGCTGGAGCGTCCGGTGACGCCGGAGCTGACCAAGGAGGCGTTGCTAAGCTCAAAAAAACGCACAGTCGAAAG AAAAATAGTTGCAAAACGTCCGGAGGGAATGCATCGCGAAGTATTTGCTCTTCTGTACAACGACAACAAAGATGCTCCACCACTGCTTCCAACGGACACCGTGTCTGGTTACAAGAAAACGAAGGCTCGTCTGGGTATGAAAAAGGTACGCCGGTGGGAGTGGGCACCATTTGTGAACCCGGCACGTACGGATGGAGCCGTTTTCCATCACTGGAAGCGTGCCTCGGACGAGCAGAAGGAGTATCCGTTTGCAAAGTTCAACAAGCAGCTTGACATACCCACGTACACGCTGAACGAGTACAACGCGCACCTGAAAACGACTAAGTGGACTAAACAGCAGACCGATCATCTGTTCGATCTCGCCAAACGGTTTGACGTGCGATTCATTATCATGTGCGACCGCTGGGAGCGGGCAAACTATGGTATAAAGTCGGTTGAGGACCTTAAGGAGCGATACTACGAGGTGGTTGGTATTCTGAACAAAGTGCGCAACAATGgaatggagaagaaaatcTACGTGTTTGACGCTGAGCACGAGCGGCGCCGGAAAGAGCAGCTAAAGAAACTGTTTGACCGCACGCCCAAGCAGGTCGAGGAGGAGCAACAACTGCTGAACGAGTTGAAAAAGATTGAGGCACGAAAGAAGGAGCGCGAACGAAAGACGCAGGATCTTCAAAAGTTGATCTCACAAGCTGACCAGCAGCAAACCGAACACCACCAGaaggaacagcagcagcatcagcaccagAACCAACATCCGACTACAACCCAAAAGAAGCAAGATAAGAAGctgaacaagaaaaagattCAGCAGCAACCACGCACCTCGAAGGTGGACTCGGTGGTCAGTGCGGTCGAGAGTGCCGGCATTAAGTTTACCGATTTACGTGGCACGGGCGTTTCATTGCGTTCGCAGAAAATGAAGCTTCCCGCTAACGTGGGTCAGAAGAAAGCGAAAGCACTTGAGCAGGCACTGCAGGAGTTTAAAGTGGATCCAAATCCTCCACCGATCGAGGAAATATGCGTGGCATTTAATgagcttcgctcggacatggTACTGCTCTGCGAGCTGAGAACGGCCCTTGCAACGTGTAACTTTGAGCTGGAAAGTCTGAAGCACCAGTACGAGGCACTCTGTCCGGGGAAAACGCTCAATATCCCTGCCGCTTTGGTCAATCCACCGGAGGACGATTCGACCGGTGAAGGTGACGGATCTTCAGCGATGGACTGTGGAATGGCAGTTTGA